A window of Fibrobacter sp. contains these coding sequences:
- a CDS encoding type II secretion system protein: MKKQGFTLIELMVVIVIMGILAAVAVPKLFAQIDKSKASEVGPAAGTYVHDQDAYVVDQNAIGNFSQIGYEAPNSKYFTYTFESNSTWTAEKGAKGPNCTGKWTVKSELVSGRTDKAKHTPKAGCEDMTPNFSNLGGTGS, translated from the coding sequence ATGAAAAAGCAAGGTTTTACCCTCATTGAATTGATGGTCGTGATCGTGATCATGGGCATCCTCGCCGCCGTGGCAGTGCCGAAACTGTTCGCTCAGATCGACAAGTCCAAGGCCTCTGAAGTCGGTCCTGCAGCAGGAACCTACGTGCATGACCAGGATGCATACGTGGTGGACCAGAATGCTATTGGTAACTTCTCCCAAATCGGTTATGAAGCTCCTAATTCCAAGTACTTTACCTACACTTTTGAAAGTAACAGCACCTGGACAGCCGAGAAGGGTGCAAAGGGTCCGAACTGCACTGGCAAATGGACCGTTAAGTCCGAATTAGTTTCTGGTCGTACCGACAAGGCAAAGCACACGCCCAAGGCAGGTTGCGAAGATATGACTCCGAACTTCTCCAACCTCGGCGGTACCGGGTCGTAA
- a CDS encoding four helix bundle protein — protein sequence MNNQNRVQTLSKSFALRIISLYRHLVSIKREFVLSKQVLRSGTSVGANIKEAQFAQSKADFIAKIYIALKEAGETEYWLDLLYESRYLEAKEYESIITPCRIIIRILNAITKTVRGK from the coding sequence GTGAATAATCAAAATAGAGTGCAAACACTAAGCAAATCGTTCGCTTTGCGAATAATAAGTTTATATCGCCATTTGGTATCAATTAAAAGGGAGTTCGTTCTCAGCAAGCAAGTACTACGTAGCGGCACAAGCGTTGGAGCAAACATAAAGGAGGCGCAATTTGCACAAAGCAAGGCTGACTTTATTGCCAAAATATATATAGCATTGAAAGAGGCAGGTGAAACGGAGTATTGGTTAGATTTGCTGTATGAATCCCGATATTTAGAAGCAAAGGAATATGAAAGCATTATCACACCCTGCAGAATCATTATTCGAATACTTAACGCCATAACCAAAACTGTAAGAGGAAAATAA
- a CDS encoding GIY-YIG nuclease family protein → MNNNYYVYILTNKYRTVFYTGVTNDLYRRILEHKTKLNEGFTSDYNVNQLVHYELFFNINDAIAREKRLKRWNRLWKINLIEKTNPGWNDLAESIGVTADIVDNIKKWRSPTKSGKTSSK, encoded by the coding sequence ATGAACAACAACTATTACGTTTACATTCTCACCAATAAATACCGAACCGTCTTCTATACGGGAGTGACAAATGACTTATATCGCAGAATCCTTGAACACAAAACTAAATTGAACGAGGGTTTTACCAGCGACTACAACGTAAATCAACTCGTGCATTACGAGTTGTTCTTCAACATAAACGATGCTATCGCCAGGGAAAAGCGTCTTAAACGCTGGAATCGCTTATGGAAAATAAATTTGATAGAAAAAACAAACCCAGGCTGGAACGACCTTGCAGAATCTATTGGCGTGACAGCAGATATTGTAGATAACATAAAGAAATGGAGATCCCCGACCAAGTCGGGGAAGACAAGTTCAAAGTAA
- a CDS encoding Rpn family recombination-promoting nuclease/putative transposase, with product METKNIPFEQLPITNRFMFAMVFSHKEIAKPFLEAVLGIKIHELRDPEPEKTVEVSPVSKGVRFDVFVKETGPGGETLRCFDIEMQMEDTHEIPKRARFYQAMRDSEALSKGEKYRNLKELYIIFICPDDIFKQGRAVYRFKNLETDDPKIEMGDQCFKNFYIFKKYRDVAEKSIRTYLEYFATSKPISPETEDIDKLVKWYQTDNNTRIRYMTWQEEIDIAVDQERQRADEEKARADKAEGLVKKYEKMLKDLGKL from the coding sequence ATGGAAACAAAAAACATTCCCTTTGAACAACTCCCCATCACCAACAGGTTCATGTTCGCCATGGTATTCAGCCACAAGGAAATCGCCAAGCCATTCCTGGAGGCGGTTCTCGGAATCAAGATTCACGAACTTCGGGACCCCGAACCTGAAAAGACTGTCGAAGTAAGCCCCGTCAGCAAGGGAGTCCGCTTCGACGTCTTCGTGAAGGAGACAGGCCCCGGTGGTGAAACCCTCCGTTGTTTTGACATTGAAATGCAGATGGAAGATACGCACGAGATCCCTAAGCGGGCACGTTTCTACCAGGCCATGCGCGACAGCGAAGCCCTAAGCAAGGGTGAAAAGTACCGCAACCTGAAGGAACTCTACATCATTTTCATTTGTCCCGACGACATTTTCAAGCAAGGCCGCGCCGTTTACAGGTTCAAAAATTTGGAAACAGACGACCCCAAAATTGAAATGGGTGACCAATGCTTCAAAAATTTTTATATATTCAAGAAATACCGCGATGTAGCCGAGAAATCCATCAGGACCTATCTGGAGTACTTCGCCACAAGCAAGCCAATCTCCCCGGAAACCGAGGACATTGATAAGCTGGTGAAATGGTATCAGACTGACAACAACACGAGGATACGCTATATGACTTGGCAAGAAGAAATAGACATCGCCGTTGACCAAGAGCGCCAGCGTGCAGATGAAGAAAAGGCCCGTGCCGACAAGGCGGAAGGACTCGTCAAGAAGTACGAGAAGATGCTCAAGGACCTCGGAAAACTGTAG
- a CDS encoding type III toxin-antitoxin system ToxN/AbiQ family toxin, whose product MNEKAKVRLVYVNQDYLDILRSVESKVSTKNRPYVFLGITINERLYCIPLTSQTNRARANGRG is encoded by the coding sequence GTGAACGAAAAGGCTAAGGTTCGTTTAGTATATGTGAATCAGGACTACCTGGACATTCTTCGATCTGTGGAAAGCAAGGTGAGTACGAAAAATCGACCCTACGTGTTTCTTGGAATCACAATCAATGAGCGTCTATACTGCATCCCTTTAACATCACAAACGAACAGAGCAAGGGCGAATGGGCGGGGATGA
- a CDS encoding bifunctional (p)ppGpp synthetase/guanosine-3',5'-bis(diphosphate) 3'-pyrophosphohydrolase, whose amino-acid sequence MDTSILDKAIVFAVNAHKGGERRGKGFPYIVHPMEAVAIAATMTGDQELLAAAALHDTVEDTDVTMEDIRREFGERVASLVTAETEIPIENVTEEESWRIRKQAAIDRISAASHDAKMVALSDKLSNARAIYRDYLQMGDKVWDLFRVKNVADHEWHYRGLVRALSSLKGTFAYNEFEELISKLFDKSGSR is encoded by the coding sequence ATGGATACATCTATTCTCGATAAGGCCATTGTTTTCGCTGTCAATGCCCACAAGGGCGGCGAGCGACGGGGCAAGGGGTTCCCCTACATAGTGCACCCCATGGAAGCGGTGGCAATCGCTGCCACCATGACTGGCGACCAGGAATTGCTTGCGGCGGCGGCGCTTCACGACACGGTGGAAGATACGGACGTGACCATGGAAGACATCCGTCGTGAATTCGGCGAGCGGGTGGCGTCCCTGGTGACGGCGGAAACGGAAATTCCCATAGAGAATGTGACCGAAGAGGAATCCTGGCGCATCCGCAAGCAGGCGGCCATAGACCGTATTTCGGCGGCCAGTCACGACGCCAAGATGGTGGCCCTTTCGGACAAGCTGAGCAACGCCCGCGCCATTTACCGCGACTACCTGCAGATGGGCGACAAGGTCTGGGACCTGTTCCGCGTAAAGAACGTGGCGGACCACGAGTGGCATTACCGGGGCCTTGTCCGTGCGCTCTCAAGCCTGAAGGGAACTTTTGCCTATAACGAGTTCGAAGAACTGATTTCTAAATTGTTTGACAAGTCCGGCTCTAGATAA
- a CDS encoding (p)ppGpp synthetase — protein sequence MSDKPVGSYGLDAHGNTILEEFRENRPVFAKMLSIVRDTLRKSIQDNHIYINAVEARIKEESSLAGKLDRKGEKYKSLDDITDILGVRVITFYNDEVDKIAALAEQLFEVDWVNSIDKRKMHELHSFGYNSLHYICRLPEKIYKDPECPQLNQFRFELQMRSALQHVWATLDHDTGYKTGVEVPREYLRNLNRLAGMLELVDEQFCQIRTGINNYRRRVQALVHSGNFEEVSLDGDSFSNYLQLRPFDALNKRIASINQAEIHESSLLHYLKVFKALGFESLGDIQKLIRDYGEDAYQLAVSQLGNTDIDIISSTVAPQNLVVVYILKQGGGEIGLKKFFELLYGAQPKNEAHAHRLMQRAKQLPFMQEL from the coding sequence ATGTCTGATAAACCCGTAGGAAGTTATGGCTTGGATGCCCACGGCAACACCATCCTGGAGGAGTTCCGGGAGAACCGTCCGGTGTTTGCGAAGATGCTCTCCATTGTCCGGGACACGCTCCGCAAGAGTATCCAGGACAACCACATCTACATCAATGCGGTAGAGGCGCGAATCAAGGAAGAAAGCAGTCTTGCGGGCAAGCTGGACCGCAAGGGCGAAAAATACAAGAGCCTGGACGACATCACGGATATTCTGGGCGTGCGGGTCATTACCTTCTATAACGACGAGGTGGACAAGATTGCGGCCCTTGCCGAACAGCTCTTTGAAGTGGACTGGGTGAACAGTATCGACAAGCGCAAGATGCACGAGCTCCACAGCTTCGGCTACAATTCCCTGCATTACATTTGCAGGCTGCCCGAAAAGATTTACAAGGATCCGGAATGCCCCCAGCTGAACCAGTTCCGCTTCGAGCTCCAGATGCGAAGCGCCCTGCAGCATGTGTGGGCCACCCTGGATCACGATACGGGTTATAAGACCGGCGTAGAAGTTCCCCGTGAATACCTGCGGAACCTGAACCGGTTGGCGGGAATGCTGGAACTGGTGGATGAACAGTTCTGCCAGATTCGCACGGGTATCAACAACTACCGCCGTCGCGTGCAGGCCCTGGTGCATTCCGGCAATTTCGAAGAGGTTTCGCTGGACGGCGATTCCTTCAGCAATTACCTGCAGCTGAGGCCTTTCGATGCGCTGAACAAACGCATCGCCTCCATCAACCAGGCAGAAATCCACGAGTCTTCGCTGTTACATTACCTGAAGGTTTTCAAGGCTCTGGGCTTTGAATCTCTGGGAGATATCCAGAAGCTCATTCGGGATTACGGAGAGGACGCCTACCAGCTGGCGGTTTCGCAGCTGGGCAATACGGACATCGACATCATCAGCTCGACGGTAGCGCCCCAGAACCTGGTGGTGGTTTACATCTTGAAACAGGGCGGCGGTGAAATAGGCCTCAAGAAATTCTTTGAACTTTTGTATGGGGCGCAGCCCAAGAACGAGGCCCACGCACACCGCCTGATGCAACGCGCCAAGCAGCTGCCGTTTATGCAAGAACTCTAA
- the glmM gene encoding phosphoglucosamine mutase, which produces MSKLMRSISGIRGIVGDTLTPQVLASHVKAFLQITKAKRVVIGRDSRPTGEAIQQFVSGICRLSGVDVVDVGLSTTPSVEILTTHFKADAGIIITASHNPLEWNALKFLNNKGLFLGPDDVKKLFELADQDRFDYPDYRTMGSYEVAPDADGIHIQGTLAIPFVDVEVIRKCKFKVAVDAVNGAGSYIVPRLLEELGCEVVRVHCEPDGTFPRGAEPIPENLGDLRDAVKKNGCALGFAVDPDADRCALVDGLGQSIGEEYTLAIATEEVLSQKKGSTCVNLSTSRMNEDVAEKYGCECSRAKVGEINVSLQMIEKGCIIGGEGNGGVILPALHYGRDSLVAAALVLSWMAHHQGGPEKFVAENPAYVMPKKKFELGDKKVADILPKVKQAFADWKSDERDGLWLGKGKTWVHVRASNTEPVIRVIAEAPTAEEAEALCSKVEGMI; this is translated from the coding sequence ATGTCCAAGCTCATGCGTTCCATTTCGGGCATCCGCGGTATCGTGGGTGACACTCTTACCCCCCAGGTCCTGGCTTCCCATGTGAAGGCCTTTCTCCAGATTACCAAGGCCAAGCGGGTGGTCATCGGCCGCGACAGCCGCCCCACCGGAGAGGCTATCCAGCAGTTCGTGTCGGGCATCTGCAGGCTTTCGGGCGTAGACGTGGTAGATGTGGGTCTTTCCACCACTCCTTCTGTGGAAATCCTCACCACTCACTTCAAGGCAGACGCCGGCATCATCATTACCGCAAGCCACAACCCCCTGGAGTGGAACGCCCTTAAGTTCTTGAACAACAAAGGGTTATTCCTCGGACCGGATGACGTGAAAAAACTGTTCGAACTGGCAGACCAGGACCGGTTCGATTATCCGGACTACCGTACCATGGGCAGCTACGAAGTCGCCCCCGATGCCGACGGCATCCATATCCAGGGGACGCTCGCCATCCCCTTCGTGGATGTTGAGGTTATCCGCAAGTGCAAGTTCAAGGTGGCTGTCGATGCCGTAAACGGCGCAGGCAGCTACATCGTGCCCCGCCTGCTAGAAGAGCTGGGCTGCGAAGTTGTCCGTGTTCACTGCGAACCCGACGGCACGTTCCCCCGTGGAGCCGAACCCATTCCCGAAAACCTGGGCGACCTTCGTGACGCCGTCAAAAAGAACGGCTGCGCCTTGGGCTTTGCGGTGGATCCCGATGCCGACCGTTGCGCCTTGGTAGACGGTTTAGGACAAAGTATCGGTGAAGAATACACCCTCGCTATCGCCACCGAAGAGGTTTTGAGTCAAAAGAAAGGCAGTACCTGCGTGAACCTTTCCACCAGCCGCATGAACGAAGACGTTGCCGAAAAGTACGGCTGTGAATGCAGCCGGGCCAAGGTAGGCGAAATCAACGTGAGCCTGCAGATGATAGAGAAGGGCTGCATTATCGGTGGCGAAGGAAACGGCGGCGTGATTTTGCCCGCACTCCACTACGGTCGCGACTCCCTGGTAGCGGCGGCTCTCGTGCTCAGCTGGATGGCCCACCACCAGGGTGGCCCTGAAAAGTTCGTTGCCGAAAACCCGGCCTACGTGATGCCCAAGAAAAAGTTCGAGCTGGGCGACAAGAAGGTGGCCGATATTCTGCCCAAGGTCAAGCAGGCCTTCGCCGACTGGAAAAGCGACGAGCGGGACGGCCTGTGGCTCGGCAAGGGAAAAACCTGGGTGCACGTGCGTGCCAGCAACACCGAGCCGGTCATCCGCGTCATCGCCGAAGCCCCCACCGCCGAAGAAGCAGAAGCACTCTGCTCTAAAGTCGAAGGGATGATTTAG